The following are encoded together in the Spartinivicinus poritis genome:
- a CDS encoding methyl-accepting chemotaxis protein translates to MNILTKVTLYSILNILIILSVAVISYTLSSRSTEKTVAIIEEEVDPILSAQNLDTHFTQIMLYAITHMTLTEEQSMLEVEQIIEEERRLFENYVDDYRSNIKSSLLQKKIDHYVEIIHEMDTTIDQAIHYNKNFDQEAGLNLLLGKGKLQLESAGDLVLQMKNIHRLKIDENKQTVLNNNKVLAKSLALIGCITLIIYISLFIYIKIVFIKPIKQLSNMVKIAKQGDLTSVVSVSTKDEVGMMTQSLQELFHDRISPVIRNTQSLTNSQAQQASEFAQTFTDIATSSESLKMQSGKISDSSNVMATNVMSVADATVSTSKNISEVNLSIEKSVSLLNNLDKLTKNSVKDIDELSEISKSIYDSIHQVTRQMNQFSNDISTINALSEHSSQAATRSQASVQSTLKVLGELENVTDEIFGFIDQIAEISTQTNVLSLNAAIEACQTADDMGGFRVVAGEVKKLATQTQQANVKLATLVKTAQTRLTVVMKNCDNAFDRSTEVNENNQKIAEMMAQQAETITVVSRNIESISTSCTNADTITNRVINNFKEISQSVENNFLATKTMSKNARECESHVMAIVELIKQASEEATCVSKNLKSINKEIVEIDSNVVESQQSAQVMFDAAKELNVLMAFFKV, encoded by the coding sequence ATGAATATATTAACCAAGGTCACTCTCTATAGTATTTTAAATATACTCATTATTCTTAGTGTGGCTGTTATTAGTTATACCCTCTCATCTAGATCAACTGAGAAGACTGTTGCAATTATTGAAGAAGAAGTTGATCCTATTCTTTCTGCGCAAAACCTTGATACTCACTTTACTCAAATCATGCTCTATGCCATTACTCATATGACATTAACTGAAGAGCAAAGCATGTTAGAGGTAGAACAAATTATTGAAGAGGAACGTCGTCTTTTTGAAAATTATGTAGATGACTACAGAAGTAATATAAAAAGTAGTCTCTTGCAAAAAAAGATAGATCATTACGTTGAAATAATTCATGAGATGGATACAACCATAGATCAAGCGATTCATTACAATAAAAATTTCGATCAAGAAGCAGGACTGAATTTATTACTTGGAAAAGGAAAGCTACAACTGGAAAGTGCTGGCGATTTAGTGTTACAAATGAAGAATATCCATCGCCTGAAAATTGATGAAAACAAACAAACGGTGTTAAACAATAATAAGGTTCTGGCCAAATCATTAGCGTTAATTGGCTGTATAACGTTAATTATTTATATTTCTCTTTTCATTTATATAAAAATAGTTTTTATAAAGCCAATAAAACAGCTGTCAAACATGGTAAAAATTGCCAAACAAGGCGACTTGACTTCAGTCGTTTCTGTATCAACAAAAGACGAAGTTGGCATGATGACTCAATCACTTCAAGAACTGTTTCATGATCGAATATCTCCTGTCATACGGAATACCCAATCACTAACAAACAGCCAAGCCCAACAAGCGAGTGAGTTTGCTCAAACCTTTACAGACATTGCTACAAGCTCAGAATCCCTTAAAATGCAATCAGGCAAAATATCAGATAGTTCTAATGTCATGGCAACCAATGTCATGTCAGTTGCCGATGCAACAGTCAGCACTTCTAAAAATATTAGTGAAGTCAATCTTTCAATAGAAAAGTCTGTGTCATTACTTAATAATCTAGATAAATTAACAAAAAACAGTGTAAAAGATATTGATGAACTAAGTGAAATATCAAAAAGTATTTACGATAGTATTCACCAAGTGACAAGACAAATGAACCAGTTTTCAAATGATATAAGTACGATTAATGCCTTGTCAGAGCACTCCAGTCAAGCAGCTACCCGTTCACAAGCAAGCGTCCAGTCAACACTTAAGGTACTCGGCGAACTCGAAAATGTAACAGATGAAATTTTTGGCTTCATTGACCAAATTGCTGAAATTTCCACACAAACCAATGTACTTAGCTTGAATGCAGCAATAGAAGCTTGTCAAACAGCTGATGATATGGGCGGGTTTAGAGTGGTTGCGGGCGAAGTAAAAAAGCTGGCAACCCAAACTCAGCAGGCCAATGTAAAACTGGCTACCCTGGTAAAAACAGCCCAAACCAGGTTAACTGTTGTCATGAAAAACTGTGATAATGCCTTTGACCGCTCCACAGAAGTCAATGAAAATAACCAAAAAATAGCTGAGATGATGGCACAACAAGCTGAAACCATAACCGTTGTTTCTAGAAATATAGAATCTATCTCAACGTCATGCACTAATGCAGACACAATTACCAATAGAGTAATTAATAATTTTAAAGAAATATCTCAGTCAGTCGAGAATAACTTTTTAGCCACGAAAACTATGAGTAAAAATGCCAGAGAATGTGAGAGCCATGTGATGGCAATAGTTGAGCTTATAAAACAAGCGTCTGAAGAAGCAACTTGTGTCAGCAAAAACCTAAAAAGTATTAATAAAGAAATTGTTGAGATTGATAGCAATGTTGTAGAAAGCCAACAAAGTGCTCAAGTCATGTTTGATGCC